A window of Companilactobacillus allii genomic DNA:
GAACAAGAAGATAGCATTGATGATCCACTAATGAAAATTTTGCACAAGTATGGTATTAAACAAAGTATTTTTACTGATAAAGAAGCTTGGCCAGGCGAATGGTATCTGGATTCCTTTGCCGTTGCAGAAGATATGCAGGGTAAAGGTGTTGGTACTAAGTCACTTGAAGAACTCATTACTATCGTACGTGGTCGTGGTGAGAAGACTATGAGTTTGAACGTTGACGTTAAAAATGAACCAGCTAAACATCTATATGATAAATTAGGATTTAAAAAAGTTGGTCAATTATATATTGGTGATCATTTGTATGATCATATGCAATTAGATTTGTAAAATTATGTTTAAATAAAAAATATTAGAGCGTGACAAAACACGTTCAGTTTTCGTTTATAAGCCTAAAAGACCAGTATTTACATGCGTAAATACTGGTCTTTTAGGCTTATATTGAGAAAATTGTGTTTTGGCACGCATTTTCACTGCAAGTTTGAGTAGAAAAACAACTCCATATTTTTCACTTAGAACCTGTCAGTCTTTTTACAATCTCTATTTTTAAAGTTGAAATAAGATAATTTAGATTTCAAGCCAATGTTAAGTTCAGGTTCATGTTTCATACTTGGGATTCTAACGTACTTATCTAAGAATATTGCGATGAGAATTCCAATTGGTCCATTGTCCATGTCGTTTACATTGATCTCAAGTCCAGGTTGTCCTTGGTTCATGACAGTTGGTTGTACTTTCATAACTTCTTTTCCACTTTGTAAGGCATGATAGTCAGAAGTTATCAAATTTCCAATAATATTCCAATTTATTTTGGAAAGGAAAACGTACTTCATTTCGATAACTGGCACGGCATTGATAGTGGCTTTTTCCTCTTCATTTATTTCTATTGAATAAATTTTTAGGAAATTATTTTTGATTTTGATTTCACCGATCTTGGTATTAAGGCGATTATATAGCTGAATTAATAATGGGTTGTCCTTATCACGTGAAGCGATAAAAATAGTTTCTTTATTCTGATTTGTTACTACAAGAATATTTCCCACCATTAAATCTGCTTTACGTATGTAGAATTTCATCCCATTTGACCTGCTGTTTCGTTTTGTTTAATAACCTTTTGAATAATTTGAGCAACACCATCGTTAACATTATTATCAGTAAATTCATCAGCTATTTCTTTGATTGCTGATACGGCATTGTCCATGGCAACTCCAATACCAGCTTCTCTTATCATTGATTCATCATTTAGATTATCACCAATCGCCATAATTTCACTTTGTTTGATACCTCTTAATTTAGCATACTTCATCAAAGCAATCCCTTTTTGTGCATCGACACTGTTTACTTCGATATTATTAGGTGATGATGAAGTAACAACAACGTTTTTGATTGATTGATTTATTTCGTTAGTTAAAGGATGTAATTTTACTTCACGATCATTTTTAGAATCAAAAGCTAACAACTTCATAATATGGTAGGATTCATCACTGAATATGTGATCATAATTATCAACAAATTTCATTGGGGTCATTTTGATTCGCTCCAACGTATCATTGTAAGCTTGTTCATAAGTTGTTCCTGGATTCAAACTTACTAATAATTGAGCTAAACTAGATACACGAAGTTCTTTATTGTCAGAAAAGATCCCCTTGTCAGTAACAACTTCAAAATATACATTGTACTTATGTAGTAGATCCACTAACTTATGTTCAGATTCTCTAGAAATTGGATTGCTGGATGCAAGGTTTTGTTCCTCATCAAAAACCTCTGCACCATTTAATGTGATATATCCAGTATTTACGCGTCCATCTAGAAATGGTCTAGCCTCACTTAGACCACGCCCAGTAGCAATTAGGAATTCAATTCCGTTTGCTTGGGCATCTTTTATCGCTTGAATATTACGTTCGGATACTTTCATTTTATCGTTTAACAAAGTTCCGTCCATATCTGATGCAATTAATTTAATCATAAAATTCCTCCGAATGCGTTATTCTATAAGTGAATGTTACCATATTTTAATAACAAAGACAGTAGGTGTAAATTTGAAAACATTAATCAAAAATGATTGGGAAGATATATTAGAACCAGAGTTCAATAAGCCCTATTATCATGAATTACATAATTTTTTAAAGGAAGAATATAGTACAAAACAAATCTATCCAAATATGTACAAAATTTTTCAAGCGTTTATTTGGACTTCTTTTTCGGATACTAAAGTAGTTATTTTAGGCCAAGACCCATATCATGAACCTAATCAGGCTATTGGGTGTAGTTTTGCAGTGGCACCAGGTGTAAGAATACCGCCGTCATTGGTTAATATTTATAAAGAATTACAAGATGATGTTGGTTGTAAGCCGGTAAACCATGGCTATTTGAAGTCGTGGGCAAATCAAGGTGTATTGCTATTGAATTCTGTTTTGACGGTTAGAAGAGGCCAAGCATATTCTCATAAAGGTAAGGGATGGGAAGAGTTGACCGATTATGCAATTAAGGCATTGTCGAAACGTGGTAAGGTCGTATTTATTTTGTGGGGAGGAGCTGCTAAGGGGAAAATCCCTCTGATAGATCAAACTAAAAATACAATAATATCATCGCCGCACCCCAGTCCATTGTCCGCATATCGTGGTTTTTTTGGATCAAAACCATTTTCTCGCACAAATAAAGCGCTTTTATCTTATAATGAAAGGGTAATCAATTGGCAATTACCTGAAGTTGTCGATGAAATGGAGGAGAAATAATGGATTTATTTGATAGTCTTAAGAACAAAATTGATGGTAAGAATCTAACGATAGTACTACCAGAAGGTAATGAACCAAGAATTCTTGGTGCTGCGATTCGTCTTCAAAAAGAGAATATTCTTAAACCAATTCTACTAGGAAATAAAGATGATATTTCTAAAGTTGCTAGTGATAATTCATGGAATATTGATGGTCTTCAAATTATTGATCCAGAAACTTATTCAGAATTTGATGAAATGGTAGATTCATTCGTTGAACGTCGTAAAGGAAAAAATACTAAAGAACAAGCTTTGACTATGTTAAAAAATAACAATTATTTTGGTACTATGCTTGTTTATATGGATAAAGCTGACGGTATGGTTTCTGGTGCAGTACATTCAACTGGTGACACTGTTCGTCCAGCACTTCAAATTGTTAAAACAGCTCCAGGTAATAAGAGTGTAAGTGGTTCATTTATTTTGCAAAAGGGTGACCAACGTTATATGTTTGCTGATTGTGCTATTAATATTGATCCCGATGCAAATGGATTGGCTGAAATAGCGGTACAAACAGCTAAAAGTGCAAAACTCTTTGATATTGATCCAAAAGTTGCTATGCTTAGTTTCTCTACAAAGGGTAGTGCTAAAGGAGAAATGGTCGATAAGGTAGTTGAGGCCACTAAATTAGCTAAAGAGCTTGATCCAAGTCTTCCAGTGGATGGAGAATTACAATTTGACGCTGCATTTGTACCTAGTGTCGGTGCTCAAAAGGCTCCAGATTCTAAGGTTGCTGGTAATGCCAATGTATTTGTATTTCCAGATCTTCAATCAGGTAATATTGGCTATAAGATCGCTCAAAGATTTGGTGGATTCGAAGCTATTGGACCTATTTTACAAGGTTTGAATAAGCCTATTTCTGATCTTTCACGTGGATGTAATGAAGAGGATGTTTATAAGACATCGATTTTAACTGCAGCACTATCACTATAATATTTAACGTAATTTATTAATGAGGAATAATATGACTGAATATCAAGTACAGACACATTCTTATGAAGAGACTGAAGCTTTGGGGAAAAGATTCTCTAAGGCTTTGGTAGCTGGGGATGTTATTTTGATGAATGGAGATCTTGGCGTTGGTAAAACAACTTTTACCAGAGGTCTAGCTCAAGGATTAGGAATTAAGAAGAATGTTAAAAGTCCAACTTTCACTCTAATTCGTGAATACCAAGATGGCAGAATACCGCTTTATCACATGGATGCCTATCGTTTAGAGAGCAGTCCTGATGAGGATTTGGGATTTGATGAGTATTTTAATGGTAAAGGAATAACCATTGTCGAATGGCCACAGTTTATTAAGGATGAAATCCCAGATGATCATATATCAATTAATATAAAGCGATTGCAAAATGATGATGATCGCCAAATTGTGTTGAAACTACACGGTAATTATCAACAAAGAGACTTTGGAGAATTTCTAACAGGGGTCAATAAATGAGTGAACAACTGATTTTGCGAGAAGCGATTCCAGATGATGCAGAAAAATTGTTAGAATTTTTGAAACTTGCAAGTAAGCAAAGTGACTTTATTAAACATGATTCACTAGATGAAGTAACAATTGACCAAGAAAAAAATTCCTTGGATATAATTTATAATTCTGATGATAATGAACTTGTAGTTGCGATATTTGATGATGAAATAATCGGATTTTGTCGATTGGAGAACTCTGACAAAGAGATTGCTGAGTTAGGTGTTGTTGTTGATAAAGATTTCTGGGGAAATGGTATTGGCTCATATTTAATAGAAGATGCCCTGAACTGGGCAAAGGAATCAAGTCTTAAAAAAGTGTTTTTAGAAGTATATAAAAATAACCCTGTAGCGATCCATATTTATCATAAATATGGATTCACAACAGAGTCAGAGAAGCATGAAACTTTGATTATGGAAAAGATGGTCTAGCTAGTTAGCTTAACCATCTTTTTTATTTGTTCTGTACCAAAATCTTGTTCAGTTTTTAGTAGTATTTTTGCACAGGCAATACTATCGGCTAATGCATTATGGTGATTTTCTAGATCAATATTCAAGTTAGCAGATACGGTATCCAATTTGTGGTTTGGTAATTGTGGATAAAATTTGCGACTTGTTTTAACAGTATCGATTGTTAAATACTTTGGGGCAAAAATCCCGTAGTTTGTTAAGGTATTCTTCAAAACAGAATTATCAAAACTGGCATTATGTGCAGCTACTAAATGAGAAGTATCAAAGAGTGCTTGAATATGTGGCCAAACTTTGTCAAATGTTGGTGCATCTTGAACATCGTCAGGCCTTATATGATTAATTTGAATATTTCTTGGACTGAAGTATTCTTGTGGATTGATTAGTGTGTAGAAACTGTCGACAATTTGGCTATCTCTAACTAATACCAAGGCTAATGAGCAGGCACTAGTCCGATGTCCATTGGCAGTTTCAAAGTCTATTGAAACAAAATTCATAATTG
This region includes:
- a CDS encoding GNAT family N-acetyltransferase, with translation MFRNAKEEDADQILPTLFQIFDEMELDIFKEIGNDKMAQVIREGFELPQYRYGLDHILVDEINGKVATIAVGYPEEQEDSIDDPLMKILHKYGIKQSIFTDKEAWPGEWYLDSFAVAEDMQGKGVGTKSLEELITIVRGRGEKTMSLNVDVKNEPAKHLYDKLGFKKVGQLYIGDHLYDHMQLDL
- a CDS encoding Cof-type HAD-IIB family hydrolase encodes the protein MIKLIASDMDGTLLNDKMKVSERNIQAIKDAQANGIEFLIATGRGLSEARPFLDGRVNTGYITLNGAEVFDEEQNLASSNPISRESEHKLVDLLHKYNVYFEVVTDKGIFSDNKELRVSSLAQLLVSLNPGTTYEQAYNDTLERIKMTPMKFVDNYDHIFSDESYHIMKLLAFDSKNDREVKLHPLTNEINQSIKNVVVTSSSPNNIEVNSVDAQKGIALMKYAKLRGIKQSEIMAIGDNLNDESMIREAGIGVAMDNAVSAIKEIADEFTDNNVNDGVAQIIQKVIKQNETAGQMG
- a CDS encoding uracil-DNA glycosylase — translated: MKTLIKNDWEDILEPEFNKPYYHELHNFLKEEYSTKQIYPNMYKIFQAFIWTSFSDTKVVILGQDPYHEPNQAIGCSFAVAPGVRIPPSLVNIYKELQDDVGCKPVNHGYLKSWANQGVLLLNSVLTVRRGQAYSHKGKGWEELTDYAIKALSKRGKVVFILWGGAAKGKIPLIDQTKNTIISSPHPSPLSAYRGFFGSKPFSRTNKALLSYNERVINWQLPEVVDEMEEK
- the pta gene encoding phosphate acetyltransferase; translation: MDLFDSLKNKIDGKNLTIVLPEGNEPRILGAAIRLQKENILKPILLGNKDDISKVASDNSWNIDGLQIIDPETYSEFDEMVDSFVERRKGKNTKEQALTMLKNNNYFGTMLVYMDKADGMVSGAVHSTGDTVRPALQIVKTAPGNKSVSGSFILQKGDQRYMFADCAINIDPDANGLAEIAVQTAKSAKLFDIDPKVAMLSFSTKGSAKGEMVDKVVEATKLAKELDPSLPVDGELQFDAAFVPSVGAQKAPDSKVAGNANVFVFPDLQSGNIGYKIAQRFGGFEAIGPILQGLNKPISDLSRGCNEEDVYKTSILTAALSL
- the tsaE gene encoding tRNA (adenosine(37)-N6)-threonylcarbamoyltransferase complex ATPase subunit type 1 TsaE; amino-acid sequence: MTEYQVQTHSYEETEALGKRFSKALVAGDVILMNGDLGVGKTTFTRGLAQGLGIKKNVKSPTFTLIREYQDGRIPLYHMDAYRLESSPDEDLGFDEYFNGKGITIVEWPQFIKDEIPDDHISINIKRLQNDDDRQIVLKLHGNYQQRDFGEFLTGVNK
- a CDS encoding GNAT family N-acetyltransferase, with amino-acid sequence MSEQLILREAIPDDAEKLLEFLKLASKQSDFIKHDSLDEVTIDQEKNSLDIIYNSDDNELVVAIFDDEIIGFCRLENSDKEIAELGVVVDKDFWGNGIGSYLIEDALNWAKESSLKKVFLEVYKNNPVAIHIYHKYGFTTESEKHETLIMEKMV
- a CDS encoding 3'-5' exonuclease gives rise to the protein MNFVSIDFETANGHRTSACSLALVLVRDSQIVDSFYTLINPQEYFSPRNIQINHIRPDDVQDAPTFDKVWPHIQALFDTSHLVAAHNASFDNSVLKNTLTNYGIFAPKYLTIDTVKTSRKFYPQLPNHKLDTVSANLNIDLENHHNALADSIACAKILLKTEQDFGTEQIKKMVKLTS